A genome region from Bacillaceae bacterium IKA-2 includes the following:
- the sigK gene encoding RNA polymerase sporulation sigma factor SigK: MSSIIVALSYFIKEVIFFVSFVKNNAFPQPLKEEEEKKYLKLMAEGDAIARNRLIEHNLRLVAHIVKKFENTREDNEDLISIGTIGLMKAIDSYSTGKGTKLATYAARCIENEILMHLRALKKVKKDVSLHDPIGTDKEGNEITLIDVLQGDTADVADTIQLKMEKKQIYDYIHILDNREKEVIIGRFGLDMKKERTQREIAKDLGISRSYVSRIEKRALMKLLHEFYKQSQKGKK; this comes from the coding sequence ATGTCTAGTATCATTGTTGCACTTAGTTACTTCATCAAAGAAGTGATCTTCTTTGTTTCATTTGTGAAAAACAATGCATTCCCCCAACCGCTCAAAGAAGAAGAGGAAAAGAAATATTTAAAGCTCATGGCGGAAGGAGACGCAATAGCTAGAAACCGGCTGATTGAACACAACCTTCGACTTGTTGCCCATATTGTCAAAAAATTCGAAAACACAAGAGAAGACAACGAAGATTTAATTTCGATTGGTACGATTGGCTTGATGAAAGCGATCGACAGTTATTCCACAGGAAAAGGCACAAAATTGGCTACTTATGCAGCACGGTGTATTGAGAATGAAATCCTAATGCATTTACGCGCGTTAAAGAAAGTAAAAAAAGATGTTTCTCTTCATGATCCGATTGGAACGGATAAGGAAGGCAACGAAATCACCCTCATTGATGTTCTTCAAGGCGACACGGCAGATGTTGCCGATACGATCCAGTTGAAGATGGAAAAAAAGCAAATATATGACTATATTCATATATTGGATAACAGAGAAAAGGAAGTAATCATCGGCAGGTTTGGTTTAGATATGAAGAAAGAGCGGACGCAGCGGGAGATTGCCAAGGACTTAGGGATTTCACGTAGTTATGTTTCTAGGATTGAAAAGCGTGCGCTGATGAAGCTGCTTCATGAATTTTACAAGCAGAGTCAAAAGGGAAAGAAATAA
- a CDS encoding bile acid:sodium symporter: MQRLSEILSKRLPLLIILVAVGTYLSPIHLVVDPWFPSLLLGMVIFFTGISMNIEAIKEIRTKKRELVLATVLKWTLTVSISIGLAHLLFSTRPEIAAGLILAGTVPSATAATIYTFLAGGNTSLVIAASLLDVAISPIVTPLALQGLSDEVVKISFLDLLESFVMIVILPLGLGLWIQRIIPKVAYYSKSITRLGSSIALLLIVQTLVGSGKMAISSEISILPLLALATLIQVIVPMGAAYFIALKLKISESDARAMLFHVGLCNTALAAILAFKFIGELGVIAPILNMIFNLSIGAYISNYLSKKNIPSPHKTYSKAST, from the coding sequence GTGCAACGATTATCAGAAATTCTTTCAAAAAGATTACCATTACTAATTATTTTAGTTGCCGTTGGTACGTATCTTTCACCAATACACTTGGTTGTAGATCCCTGGTTTCCTAGTCTACTTTTGGGTATGGTTATTTTTTTTACTGGGATATCAATGAATATTGAAGCGATTAAAGAGATACGAACAAAAAAACGAGAATTAGTATTGGCCACGGTTTTAAAATGGACATTAACTGTTTCAATTTCCATTGGTCTTGCTCATCTTTTATTTTCGACTAGACCTGAAATTGCAGCAGGTCTAATTTTGGCAGGGACTGTTCCTAGTGCAACAGCAGCAACAATTTATACATTTTTAGCAGGTGGAAATACTTCATTAGTAATTGCTGCTTCACTACTCGATGTAGCGATTAGCCCTATAGTAACACCTCTAGCCTTACAAGGATTATCTGATGAGGTTGTTAAAATATCCTTTTTAGATTTATTAGAATCGTTTGTAATGATTGTTATATTACCTTTAGGACTTGGTCTATGGATTCAACGAATAATTCCCAAAGTAGCTTATTATTCTAAATCAATTACTAGACTAGGCTCATCTATTGCTTTATTACTAATTGTCCAAACACTTGTAGGTAGTGGAAAGATGGCTATTTCCTCAGAGATTAGCATCCTCCCTTTACTTGCGCTTGCAACATTGATTCAAGTTATCGTACCAATGGGCGCTGCTTATTTTATTGCTTTAAAATTAAAAATCAGTGAAAGTGATGCCCGGGCAATGCTTTTTCATGTCGGGCTTTGTAATACAGCTTTAGCTGCGATACTAGCTTTCAAATTTATTGGCGAACTCGGGGTAATTGCACCGATTTTAAATATGATCTTTAATTTATCAATAGGTGCCTATATCTCTAATTACTTATCTAAAAAGAATATTCCAAGTCCTCATAAAACATACAGCAAAGCTTCAACATAA
- the cbpA gene encoding cyclic di-AMP binding protein CbpA, whose protein sequence is MNIINLCKKINEIVHCNETHTLGEALGFLENSGYRCIPILDEKEERFLGNIYTSNIYECLYKQTGKATDSVMSLVKNQDTFVYEHSSFFNVFTNIRSLPFLPILNEEDHFVGLLTHSQVIDILEDIWGINDSSYALSIICPEYKGALKKITNIVNKHTSIQSLATFDNKQIMSRRILLTLPKETSEEMKNSIVESLNTAGFRIFDIEQK, encoded by the coding sequence TTGAATATTATCAATTTATGTAAAAAAATTAACGAAATCGTTCACTGCAATGAAACACATACTCTTGGAGAAGCTTTGGGTTTCCTAGAGAATTCAGGTTACCGTTGTATTCCCATCTTAGACGAGAAGGAAGAACGTTTTTTAGGAAATATTTATACATCTAATATTTATGAATGTTTGTATAAACAAACAGGGAAAGCCACCGATTCGGTCATGTCTTTGGTAAAAAACCAAGACACATTTGTCTATGAACACTCTTCTTTTTTCAACGTTTTTACGAACATTCGAAGTTTGCCTTTTTTGCCAATCCTAAACGAAGAAGACCATTTTGTAGGGCTCTTAACACACAGCCAAGTCATTGATATTTTGGAAGATATTTGGGGAATTAACGATTCTTCTTATGCGTTATCAATTATTTGTCCAGAGTACAAAGGTGCCTTAAAAAAAATAACAAACATAGTAAACAAACATACCTCAATTCAAAGTTTAGCAACTTTTGATAACAAACAAATAATGTCGAGAAGAATTCTCTTGACATTGCCAAAAGAAACTAGCGAAGAAATGAAAAATAGCATTGTGGAAAGTTTGAATACTGCTGGATTTCGCATATTTGATATAGAACAAAAGTAA
- a CDS encoding site-specific DNA-methyltransferase → MKFKKVSQGIFNKGNENIQLLEQLFPTVFKDGEVDFEALKAELGMFTEAAKEKYQLNWSGKQNAMRIANEDIFGKTLKLILEDSHNADTTENIYIEGDNLEVLKLLRQNYYNSIKVIYIDPPYNTGHDFIYSDSFAISTKESAQQEGELVNEERLIINQKSGNRFHANWLNMIYPRLKVAKDMLSDDGVCFISIGQDEVANLKNLCDEIFGSSNWLGTCSRLMKSGGNKGRFFSPNIDYVLIYAKNSHVTRDFKGEMSEELVKKVYNQFEKKGQKKGQLYRLMGLYQSSLDARTNQRFWIECPDGTLAIPPGDTFPKENLEGNKVNPLSSDGVWRWTYERYCLEKQNGNIEIKKSKNGVLVAGNGEPSNWNIYTKIWLKDRQEEGQTPVDIITKFENRHSAKELIPLDIPFDFAKPSDLIKYLLFITQQEKDITILDFFSGSASTAHAVMKLNAEDGGKRKFIMVQLPELCAEKSEAFKAGYKTISEIGKERIRRAGEKIKAEFEDRAAGESLDSGFKVYQVANTNIRWTNEALKGGEMTIKEVEMNDKDKLDFMPNATDIDVVYEIILRQRDVPLSCQLIKLIDIGERTYLFADRYLVCLEVRVTAELVEKLAIIEPLPIKFIFRDSAFEDNISLKDETVRYLQIFVERNSGKKKKAYTVEFL, encoded by the coding sequence ATGAAATTCAAGAAAGTTTCTCAAGGGATTTTTAATAAAGGTAATGAAAATATTCAATTATTGGAACAGCTATTCCCAACAGTGTTTAAAGATGGGGAAGTTGATTTTGAGGCTTTAAAAGCAGAACTTGGAATGTTCACAGAGGCAGCCAAGGAAAAATATCAGCTTAACTGGTCGGGAAAACAAAATGCTATGCGAATAGCTAACGAAGATATTTTCGGAAAAACGTTAAAATTAATTCTAGAAGATAGTCATAATGCTGATACAACTGAAAATATTTATATTGAAGGCGATAATTTAGAAGTCTTAAAATTGTTACGACAAAATTACTATAATTCGATAAAGGTGATTTATATTGATCCACCTTATAATACAGGTCATGACTTTATTTATAGCGATAGTTTCGCGATTAGCACAAAAGAAAGTGCCCAGCAAGAAGGTGAATTAGTAAATGAAGAAAGGCTTATCATCAATCAAAAAAGTGGTAATCGTTTCCATGCTAATTGGCTCAATATGATTTACCCTAGATTAAAGGTAGCGAAAGATATGTTGAGTGATGATGGGGTATGCTTTATCTCAATTGGGCAAGATGAAGTAGCAAATTTAAAAAATCTTTGTGATGAAATATTTGGCAGCTCTAACTGGTTGGGAACTTGTTCTAGACTAATGAAGTCTGGTGGCAATAAGGGTAGGTTTTTTTCTCCAAATATAGATTATGTTCTTATCTATGCAAAAAATAGTCATGTCACAAGGGATTTTAAAGGTGAAATGAGCGAAGAATTAGTCAAAAAAGTCTATAATCAATTTGAAAAAAAAGGTCAAAAAAAAGGTCAGTTGTACCGTTTAATGGGGCTTTATCAATCTTCATTAGATGCAAGGACCAACCAAAGATTTTGGATTGAATGTCCAGATGGAACATTGGCGATTCCTCCTGGAGATACGTTTCCGAAGGAAAATCTTGAGGGGAATAAAGTGAATCCATTGTCGTCTGATGGTGTTTGGCGTTGGACCTATGAAAGATATTGTTTAGAAAAACAAAACGGGAATATTGAAATTAAAAAATCGAAAAATGGTGTTTTGGTAGCAGGAAATGGAGAACCCTCAAATTGGAATATTTATACGAAAATTTGGCTGAAGGATCGACAGGAAGAAGGGCAAACACCAGTTGATATTATTACGAAGTTTGAAAATCGTCACAGTGCCAAAGAATTGATCCCATTAGACATTCCGTTTGATTTTGCTAAACCAAGTGATTTAATCAAATATTTGTTGTTTATTACGCAGCAAGAAAAGGACATTACAATATTAGATTTTTTTTCAGGTTCAGCCTCAACAGCCCATGCAGTAATGAAATTAAATGCTGAAGATGGTGGGAAGCGAAAGTTTATCATGGTTCAACTTCCTGAATTATGTGCTGAGAAGTCAGAGGCTTTTAAAGCTGGATATAAAACTATTTCCGAAATCGGTAAAGAACGAATTCGCCGTGCTGGAGAAAAAATAAAAGCAGAATTTGAGGATAGAGCGGCTGGTGAAAGCCTAGATAGTGGTTTTAAAGTATACCAAGTAGCAAATACAAATATTCGTTGGACAAATGAAGCACTTAAAGGTGGAGAAATGACGATTAAAGAAGTGGAGATGAATGATAAGGATAAATTAGATTTTATGCCAAACGCAACAGATATAGATGTTGTCTATGAAATTATCTTACGGCAACGTGATGTTCCTTTATCTTGTCAGCTAATAAAACTTATCGATATTGGCGAGCGAACATATCTCTTTGCTGATCGTTATCTCGTTTGCTTGGAAGTGAGAGTGACTGCTGAGCTAGTTGAAAAGCTAGCTATAATTGAACCATTGCCAATTAAATTTATTTTCAGAGATAGTGCATTTGAAGACAACATCTCGCTTAAAGACGAAACGGTTAGATATTTGCAAATCTTTGTTGAGCGAAATAGCGGAAAAAAGAAAAAAGCGTATACAGTAGAGTTTCTGTAA
- a CDS encoding glycerophosphodiester phosphodiesterase family protein: protein MNPIMAHRGWSGKSPENTLAAIKLAVKEPSISAIELDVQLSKDGIPVIIHDFTVNRTTNGEGFVKDLTMKQLRSLDAGSWFSPDFKGEKIPTLEEVLQTVNGKKILNIELKVAGELYAGLEEKVIETIKIFKVEKDVMITSFDHKRIQKVNKLTSSIKTGLIILGLPTLIEEQLNYTKATILSMSFPYLTTKFVKSHIQNGRTVIAWVPNSKVEIAFVKAIHPDIVICTDFPDNAK from the coding sequence ATGAACCCAATTATGGCCCATCGTGGCTGGTCAGGAAAGAGTCCTGAAAATACGCTTGCAGCTATAAAGCTTGCTGTGAAGGAGCCATCTATTTCTGCTATTGAGCTTGATGTACAGCTTTCAAAAGATGGTATTCCTGTAATCATTCATGATTTTACCGTTAACCGAACAACAAATGGAGAAGGTTTTGTTAAGGATTTAACAATGAAACAATTAAGGTCTTTGGATGCCGGTAGTTGGTTTAGTCCTGATTTCAAAGGCGAAAAAATCCCCACACTTGAAGAGGTTTTGCAAACAGTTAACGGAAAAAAAATTCTGAATATCGAATTAAAAGTAGCCGGAGAGCTATACGCGGGGCTTGAAGAGAAAGTAATCGAAACGATAAAAATATTTAAGGTCGAAAAAGATGTAATGATAACTTCTTTTGATCATAAGCGTATCCAAAAGGTAAATAAATTAACTTCATCTATAAAGACAGGATTAATTATTTTAGGTCTCCCAACATTAATTGAGGAACAATTGAATTATACAAAAGCAACTATCCTTTCGATGAGCTTCCCTTATTTAACAACAAAATTTGTTAAAAGTCATATTCAAAATGGAAGAACAGTAATCGCGTGGGTACCAAATTCCAAGGTAGAAATAGCGTTTGTAAAAGCAATTCATCCTGATATTGTCATATGCACAGATTTTCCTGATAATGCAAAATAG
- a CDS encoding stage VI sporulation protein F, giving the protein MSNFFQNFEKKTGVDLGEVFRLANSVKSANFKDEATVRSLIQQVAKVANKQVNKETEDQLVNTIINNPDKVNANTISKMLDKK; this is encoded by the coding sequence ATGAGTAATTTTTTCCAAAACTTTGAAAAGAAAACAGGTGTAGATTTAGGTGAGGTTTTCAGGTTAGCAAATTCAGTTAAAAGTGCTAATTTTAAGGACGAAGCAACGGTTAGAAGTTTAATTCAACAGGTTGCAAAGGTTGCCAATAAGCAAGTAAATAAAGAAACAGAGGACCAGTTAGTCAATACAATTATTAATAATCCTGATAAAGTAAATGCTAATACAATTTCGAAAATGTTAGATAAGAAATAA
- a CDS encoding CBS domain-containing protein: MQVILSHVNLDFDGLASMLAAQKLHPKAKLVLPTRQSKSVERFLAIYRDSITLYYPNQIVWDTVSEVIMVDIASLHRIGDVSKFININTMQFIVYDHHLPTEHNVIAKQATIDLVGATVTLLLEKIREKNLSISSFEATIFALGLYTDTGSFTYLNTTPRDLSIGSYLLEKGANLQIVSKFSESPLHEEEQLLLHSLIQQSEEHYFEGVDILIAFHQQSHYTGGLALLTRKALERTGTDALIFVVEMGQRTFIVGRSTSERIDILPIIKKLGGGGHQKAASAMIKNGDFQEILAIVRTNIHETIKPSLTAKDIMSSPVKVISTATSIEDAQKMMHRYGHTGFPVLENDTLVGIISRRDIDKAKHHGLGHAPVKGYMSTNPTTIHSNMSIEEVQNVMIDKNVGRLPVLKDKQLIGIISRTNVIEALHGEKINIAHTFNATKPIEVSLVKRLDTLITEEMFKLLKEIALHADELNYNAFMIGGIVRDLVIGRKNEDIDIVVEGNGINFAHNLAERLGGVVRGHEKFGTATWKHPSGLKIDITSARTEYYDYPAALPTVEMSSLKEDLFRRDFTINAMAIQINKNDFGHLIDFFHGYNDIQQKIIRVLYNLSFVEDPTRILRAVRFETRFGFEMDKHTLELAEISVDKIASTSKPRLAHELNILLNEDHPVEALYRLHELGVLHYLIGPNVCDENSLAMCKQFKEGIDEVLFTIPVKDQEQLHNGTWISYLAILFSNHDQGLDQAKEFALTNVDLKVIDEIIALLNIEDTYHELVQIGSLHQLYKHYQLQAILCFATLKQLKNDQLLLLKTYLIERQQIPHLLDGDDLKSLNIKPGPIYSQILDEIDTAFLNKQVFSKSDAQARVKKKYL; the protein is encoded by the coding sequence TTGCAAGTAATTTTATCGCACGTAAACTTAGACTTTGATGGCCTCGCTTCGATGTTGGCCGCACAAAAATTGCATCCAAAAGCAAAACTTGTCTTACCAACAAGACAATCCAAATCAGTAGAGCGATTTTTAGCAATCTACCGAGACTCAATTACCTTATACTACCCAAATCAAATCGTTTGGGATACCGTATCAGAGGTTATTATGGTTGATATCGCATCGTTACATCGTATTGGCGATGTAAGTAAATTTATTAATATAAATACAATGCAATTTATCGTTTATGATCACCATCTACCAACTGAACATAACGTTATCGCAAAACAGGCTACTATTGATCTTGTTGGTGCTACGGTTACGTTACTTCTAGAAAAAATCAGAGAAAAAAATCTTTCTATATCTTCATTCGAGGCAACAATTTTTGCGCTTGGACTTTACACGGATACGGGTTCATTTACATATTTAAATACAACACCACGGGATTTAAGCATAGGTAGTTACCTCTTAGAAAAAGGAGCTAACCTGCAAATCGTCTCTAAATTCTCTGAGTCCCCCTTACATGAAGAAGAACAACTATTACTTCATTCGTTAATACAACAAAGTGAAGAGCATTATTTTGAGGGTGTCGACATTCTCATCGCTTTCCATCAACAAAGTCACTATACCGGTGGTTTAGCACTTCTTACTAGGAAAGCTCTAGAAAGGACCGGAACAGATGCTTTAATTTTTGTTGTCGAAATGGGCCAACGAACTTTTATAGTGGGTCGCTCCACTTCTGAACGAATCGATATATTACCAATCATTAAAAAATTAGGTGGCGGGGGTCACCAAAAAGCCGCCTCAGCAATGATTAAAAATGGTGATTTTCAGGAAATATTAGCGATAGTCCGAACAAACATTCATGAAACAATCAAGCCTTCGCTAACTGCCAAAGATATCATGTCTAGTCCAGTAAAAGTTATTTCTACCGCTACTTCAATTGAAGATGCCCAAAAAATGATGCATCGCTATGGACATACTGGTTTCCCTGTATTGGAAAATGATACACTTGTCGGGATTATTTCACGACGGGATATCGATAAAGCAAAGCATCACGGCTTAGGTCATGCTCCTGTAAAAGGATATATGAGTACTAATCCGACTACAATTCATTCAAACATGTCCATAGAAGAAGTCCAAAATGTAATGATTGATAAAAATGTTGGGCGGCTTCCTGTCCTTAAAGACAAGCAACTCATCGGAATTATTTCCCGAACAAATGTGATCGAAGCGCTTCATGGTGAAAAAATCAACATAGCCCATACCTTTAACGCAACAAAACCAATCGAGGTTTCTTTAGTAAAACGACTAGACACTCTTATTACAGAAGAGATGTTTAAACTACTAAAAGAAATCGCTCTCCATGCCGATGAGTTAAATTACAATGCATTTATGATTGGTGGCATTGTCCGAGACTTAGTAATTGGAAGAAAAAATGAAGATATTGATATTGTCGTTGAAGGTAATGGCATTAATTTTGCTCATAATTTAGCAGAAAGGTTAGGTGGAGTAGTTCGTGGTCACGAAAAATTTGGTACCGCTACATGGAAACATCCATCTGGTTTAAAAATTGATATTACTTCTGCTAGAACAGAATATTATGATTATCCTGCTGCTTTACCAACTGTGGAAATGTCTAGTTTAAAAGAAGATTTATTTCGACGGGACTTTACAATAAATGCGATGGCTATCCAAATAAATAAAAATGATTTTGGTCACCTAATTGACTTTTTCCACGGTTACAATGATATTCAGCAAAAAATTATTAGAGTTCTCTATAATTTAAGCTTTGTCGAGGATCCCACACGAATTTTACGTGCTGTTCGTTTTGAGACTCGGTTTGGTTTTGAAATGGACAAACATACGCTCGAGTTAGCCGAAATTTCCGTCGATAAAATAGCATCGACTTCGAAACCACGATTAGCTCATGAACTAAATATCTTACTTAATGAAGATCACCCAGTTGAAGCTCTTTATCGCCTTCATGAGTTAGGAGTACTCCACTATTTAATTGGCCCTAATGTGTGCGATGAAAATTCTTTAGCTATGTGTAAGCAGTTTAAAGAAGGTATTGATGAAGTTTTATTTACTATACCCGTAAAGGATCAAGAGCAGTTGCACAACGGAACCTGGATTAGTTACTTAGCAATTTTATTTTCAAATCATGATCAGGGCTTAGATCAGGCAAAAGAATTTGCTTTAACCAATGTTGACTTGAAGGTCATCGATGAGATTATAGCTCTTTTGAATATAGAGGACACTTATCATGAATTGGTTCAAATAGGATCTCTTCACCAACTCTATAAACATTACCAATTGCAAGCGATCCTCTGTTTTGCAACTTTAAAACAGCTAAAGAATGATCAGCTTTTACTCTTGAAAACCTACTTAATTGAACGACAGCAAATCCCACATCTATTGGATGGAGATGACTTAAAATCTTTAAATATAAAACCAGGGCCAATTTATTCACAGATTTTGGATGAGATTGATACTGCTTTTTTAAATAAACAAGTATTTTCCAAAAGTGATGCACAAGCTAGAGTGAAAAAAAAATACTTATAA
- a CDS encoding phosphatidylserine decarboxylase has translation MKKAIYQSFIELSGNRVHSSLLKTFTKSKMSKLINKSFVKMYNINEHEMEKPLDEYGSLQELFVRNLKEGARKIDEDTTSVVSPVDGILASVGEIRQNSTFHVKNQDYSLDEMLGDKKTAEKYKQGTYIILYLSPSHYHRIHTPLSGTIVGRWALGSKSYPVNELGLKLGKRPLSRNYRLITEVRLANEKHYALVKVGALNVNSIHPTSSNKEVKKGEEMAYFSFGSTVVLLFEKDLLTLESAVTAPMDVKFGMKIGTIKID, from the coding sequence GTGAAAAAAGCAATCTATCAGTCATTTATAGAGTTATCTGGAAATCGTGTGCATTCATCATTATTAAAAACTTTTACGAAGTCAAAAATGAGTAAACTGATTAATAAATCTTTTGTTAAAATGTATAACATTAATGAACATGAGATGGAAAAGCCTTTAGACGAATACGGTAGTTTACAGGAATTATTTGTAAGAAATTTAAAAGAAGGTGCGCGGAAAATTGATGAAGATACTACAAGTGTTGTCAGCCCAGTTGATGGCATATTGGCTAGTGTTGGAGAAATTAGGCAAAATTCAACTTTTCATGTAAAAAATCAGGATTACAGCTTAGATGAAATGCTAGGAGATAAAAAAACAGCCGAAAAGTATAAACAAGGCACTTATATCATTCTTTACTTAAGTCCCAGTCACTATCACAGAATACATACGCCCCTTTCAGGTACTATTGTTGGAAGATGGGCATTAGGAAGTAAATCATATCCTGTTAATGAGTTAGGTCTAAAATTAGGAAAACGACCATTATCAAGAAATTACCGCTTAATAACAGAAGTTCGTCTAGCTAACGAAAAGCATTATGCACTAGTAAAAGTAGGCGCTTTAAATGTTAATAGTATTCATCCTACTTCTTCAAATAAAGAAGTAAAAAAAGGTGAGGAAATGGCCTATTTTTCCTTTGGCTCAACAGTCGTACTTTTATTTGAAAAGGATCTTCTTACTCTTGAATCAGCTGTAACGGCCCCAATGGATGTAAAATTTGGCATGAAGATAGGAACTATAAAAATAGATTAA
- a CDS encoding sugar diacid recognition domain-containing protein — translation MKLFSGLAQKIVNEVTDILDEEVIVVNHEGIIIAGSDHKRVGSFHEGAQIAVKKKEKIVISKEDTFRLKGVKAGINLPIIFHNKAIGVIGITGEPKDVAQFGELIQRMTELIIQEAHFHEKLESKYRGLETYVYEWLHLRHVDEDFRERGEILGISMDTPRCCALFEIALPRKPFHEEEFIEREVIEVLREFFPSNSQDVLVQWGSGRFVLLKAISSNIIEDSVLAEIKSMQAILKENYQINLNIGIGTKVSDPAKLHSTYNHAKKALRVAKKKGSFINYDDLTLDVALADITDETRIEVVEKVLGILLKEDDLLITLEAYLESNLSIKETSKQLHVHINTLHYRLKRIFELTGYSLKETKNLVMFYIALSFWDEIR, via the coding sequence TTGAAATTATTTTCAGGGTTAGCGCAAAAAATAGTCAATGAGGTAACTGATATTTTAGATGAGGAAGTAATCGTTGTTAACCACGAGGGAATAATCATCGCTGGAAGCGATCATAAGCGGGTTGGGAGCTTTCATGAAGGTGCGCAAATTGCCGTCAAAAAGAAAGAAAAAATCGTTATTTCGAAAGAAGATACCTTTCGTCTAAAAGGAGTAAAAGCTGGAATTAACTTACCGATCATCTTTCACAATAAAGCTATCGGTGTAATAGGTATTACTGGAGAGCCAAAAGATGTTGCTCAATTTGGCGAGCTTATTCAAAGGATGACGGAACTTATTATTCAAGAAGCCCATTTTCATGAAAAATTAGAATCAAAATATCGTGGACTTGAAACATACGTTTATGAGTGGTTGCATCTGCGGCATGTCGATGAGGACTTTCGAGAGCGTGGTGAAATACTTGGAATTTCTATGGATACGCCACGTTGTTGTGCGTTATTTGAAATTGCTCTACCGAGAAAGCCATTTCACGAAGAAGAATTTATTGAGCGTGAAGTGATAGAAGTGTTAAGAGAGTTTTTCCCAAGCAATTCTCAAGATGTTCTAGTTCAATGGGGAAGTGGTAGATTTGTATTATTAAAGGCGATTAGTAGCAATATTATTGAAGATAGTGTCCTAGCAGAAATAAAGTCAATGCAAGCGATACTTAAAGAAAATTATCAGATTAATCTAAATATTGGTATTGGAACAAAGGTATCCGATCCAGCAAAGCTTCATTCTACATATAATCATGCTAAAAAAGCACTCCGAGTTGCCAAAAAAAAAGGCTCATTCATTAATTATGATGATTTAACGTTGGATGTTGCATTAGCGGATATAACAGATGAAACAAGAATAGAAGTTGTTGAAAAAGTATTAGGTATTTTATTAAAGGAAGACGATCTATTAATAACCTTAGAAGCTTATTTAGAAAGTAACCTTTCAATTAAAGAAACGTCAAAGCAGCTTCATGTTCATATTAATACGCTCCATTACCGCTTGAAACGAATTTTTGAATTAACCGGGTATTCTTTAAAAGAAACTAAAAATTTGGTTATGTTTTACATCGCTCTTTCATTTTGGGACGAAATTAGGTGA